One Arthrobacter sp. StoSoilB19 DNA window includes the following coding sequences:
- a CDS encoding fumarylacetoacetate hydrolase family protein: MQFIGITHHGEPWAAALAGSRVLPLAPVAGFWTDAEGWQDKAASLVAGAAEHDASDAGAWLERGTVTEVPLVPASARVICVGLNYKAHVAEGSFKDQELPPYPTLFARWTASLSVGNVPVPVPAGESGLDWEGEVAAYIGRRVESADEVTAAGAVFGYSTFNDITSRRAQKLTSQWTLGKNGDFSGPLGPLVSRDEVGDLRDGLQVRTRVNGIEAQNGNTRDMIFSVPAIIALISQTFTLHPGDVIATGTPEGVGYARTPQWLLQPGDTVEVEIEKLGTLTTPVGDPSLRSRA; the protein is encoded by the coding sequence GTTCCCGCGTCCTCCCGCTGGCACCCGTCGCCGGCTTCTGGACCGACGCGGAAGGCTGGCAGGACAAAGCGGCATCGTTGGTTGCCGGCGCGGCAGAGCATGACGCGTCCGACGCCGGCGCCTGGCTGGAGCGCGGCACCGTCACCGAGGTGCCGCTCGTCCCGGCGTCCGCACGGGTCATCTGCGTGGGCCTGAACTACAAGGCGCACGTGGCGGAAGGCAGCTTCAAGGACCAGGAACTGCCGCCGTACCCCACCCTGTTTGCCCGCTGGACGGCGTCCCTGTCCGTGGGCAACGTCCCGGTTCCCGTCCCGGCCGGCGAGTCGGGACTGGACTGGGAGGGCGAAGTGGCCGCCTACATCGGCCGGCGCGTCGAGTCCGCGGATGAGGTAACAGCTGCCGGCGCCGTCTTTGGTTACTCCACCTTCAACGACATCACCTCCCGCAGGGCCCAGAAACTGACGTCGCAGTGGACCCTGGGCAAGAACGGCGACTTCAGCGGACCCCTTGGTCCACTGGTCAGCCGCGACGAGGTGGGCGACTTGCGGGACGGGCTGCAGGTGCGCACGCGCGTGAACGGAATCGAAGCCCAAAACGGCAACACCCGCGACATGATCTTCTCCGTCCCGGCCATCATCGCGCTCATCAGCCAAACGTTCACCCTGCACCCGGGCGACGTCATTGCCACCGGAACACCGGAAGGCGTGGGGTACGCCCGCACCCCGCAGTGGCTGCTGCAGCCCGGTGACACCGTCGAGGTGGAGATCGAGAAGCTCGGCACCCTGACCACGCCCGTAGGCGATCCCTCCCTCCGGAGCCGTGCCTGA
- a CDS encoding FAD-dependent monooxygenase: protein MSTFQNAGPADIPEEARVLVSGGGPSGLFLALDLASRGVPSTVIDPRTAVDPTRPRAKTTNARTMTHLRRLGLADALRKASPLPVDYARDVIFCTALTGPSAHELRRFRHAFQLVPGTYGPQPECGQQVPQPVLEEVLRAAVADNPLVTFVTGWSVQEVQEVQGPGARGDEAGSHHAGLSHAAAPEDAADPEGVAATAPYAVVIADVSGTCRTIRANYVIGADGGSSAVRRSLGMRLEGGSAALSNISILFRSRSLASAVSLDPAVQYWVVGSETSGMVGPMDRTDTWWAIVQGVDPAVTVTAADAAAMVRALVGTEVDVEVVATDPWTARMLLAPEYSRGNIFLVGDAAHLNPPWGGHGFNTCIGDAANLAWKLAAAVNGWAGPGLLPSYGEERRPVAARTIRDAAENGKALAYHFADPHLALAGTRGDAARRAAHDALAVKQSEFDSLGLVLGYSYAESALVVPDGLPVPAEDPIRYVPSASPGALLPHAWLADGTSLYSHLGTGFTLLVDAGAAGATAAEVAQPVLAAAARTGVPVTVAVVGPSDDGRPLSHVWGANAVLVRPDQHVAWRGNSAPAAGAALSVAAGWSPTSLENTRSNRVDAVIP, encoded by the coding sequence ATGAGCACGTTCCAGAACGCCGGCCCCGCGGACATCCCGGAGGAGGCGCGGGTCCTGGTTTCCGGCGGCGGCCCCAGCGGGCTGTTCCTGGCCCTGGACCTGGCATCCCGCGGGGTCCCCAGCACCGTCATCGATCCCCGGACCGCCGTGGACCCCACCCGGCCCCGGGCCAAGACCACCAATGCCCGCACCATGACGCACCTGCGCCGGCTGGGCCTTGCCGACGCGCTCCGGAAGGCTTCGCCGCTGCCGGTGGACTACGCCCGGGACGTCATCTTCTGCACCGCGCTCACCGGGCCTTCCGCACATGAACTCCGCCGGTTCCGGCACGCCTTCCAGCTGGTTCCCGGCACCTACGGGCCCCAGCCGGAGTGCGGCCAGCAGGTGCCGCAGCCGGTCCTCGAAGAGGTGCTCCGCGCGGCTGTCGCGGACAACCCGCTGGTCACGTTTGTGACCGGGTGGTCCGTCCAGGAGGTCCAGGAGGTTCAGGGGCCGGGCGCCCGCGGAGACGAAGCCGGCAGCCATCACGCCGGACTTTCCCACGCCGCCGCTCCCGAAGATGCCGCTGATCCGGAAGGCGTGGCAGCCACGGCGCCGTACGCCGTCGTCATCGCCGATGTTTCCGGTACCTGCCGCACCATCCGCGCGAACTACGTTATCGGCGCCGACGGCGGATCCTCTGCGGTGCGCCGCAGCCTGGGGATGCGCCTGGAGGGCGGCTCCGCAGCCCTGTCCAACATCAGCATCCTGTTCCGTTCACGGTCACTGGCCTCCGCCGTCTCGCTGGATCCTGCCGTGCAGTATTGGGTGGTGGGATCGGAGACCTCGGGAATGGTGGGGCCCATGGACCGCACCGACACCTGGTGGGCGATTGTCCAGGGCGTGGATCCGGCCGTGACCGTCACCGCCGCCGATGCTGCCGCGATGGTCCGGGCGCTGGTAGGCACTGAGGTGGACGTCGAAGTGGTGGCCACGGACCCCTGGACGGCCCGCATGCTGCTGGCCCCGGAGTACAGCCGCGGCAACATCTTCCTGGTGGGCGACGCCGCCCACCTCAACCCGCCATGGGGCGGCCACGGCTTCAACACCTGCATCGGCGACGCCGCCAACCTGGCCTGGAAGCTCGCCGCCGCCGTCAACGGCTGGGCAGGCCCCGGCCTCCTGCCCAGCTACGGGGAAGAACGCCGGCCCGTGGCAGCCCGCACCATCCGCGACGCCGCGGAGAACGGCAAGGCCCTGGCGTACCATTTTGCGGATCCGCACCTGGCGCTTGCCGGGACCCGTGGTGACGCTGCGCGCCGGGCTGCCCACGACGCGCTCGCCGTGAAGCAGAGCGAGTTCGACTCCCTGGGCCTGGTCCTGGGCTACTCGTACGCGGAGTCGGCCCTCGTGGTTCCCGACGGCCTGCCAGTCCCGGCCGAAGACCCCATCCGCTACGTACCTTCCGCCAGCCCGGGCGCCCTGCTGCCGCACGCATGGCTGGCGGACGGCACCTCCCTGTACAGCCATCTGGGCACCGGATTCACCTTGCTGGTGGACGCCGGCGCGGCAGGCGCGACCGCGGCTGAAGTCGCCCAGCCGGTGTTGGCGGCCGCCGCCCGAACGGGCGTTCCGGTGACCGTCGCAGTCGTCGGACCTTCCGACGACGGCAGGCCCCTTTCCCACGTGTGGGGCGCCAACGCCGTGCTGGTCCGCCCGGACCAGCACGTGGCCTGGCGCGGAAATTCCGCCCCCGCCGCGGGCGCAGCCCTATCCGTGGCGGCCGGATGGTCGCCCACTTCCCTTGAGAACACCAGGAGTAACCGTGTCGACGCCGTCATTCCGTGA
- a CDS encoding DUF3500 domain-containing protein, whose product MSTPSFRDYLFPPDHPRVADIRGLNAREYAEAAKTDAFAGPMIEGWQKLYPQPFTGITSDGVRREGLYPLAPAGPGEEAPAAEMVAAARKLLGTVTADQARKLSYAVDAPEWQSWANPEFMQHDTGLRLDELEPPVRDAALGVVEASLSPQGFELVRNLMRINGFLGDLVELPLLMNEFSYNFALYGEPSETEPWGWQLFGHHAALNCLVAGTQLVVSPVFMGAEPDMIDAGPHRGVKVFKERIALARQLMGALPPQLRAGATVYASMVDAAMPEGRLHPGDERHLGGCFQDNRVIPCEGIPVRDMPPEARELLDAVVDDFIAYLPDGPRAARRREIQQHYGESFFSWIGGWEGEEAFYFRLQSPVVVLELDHHTGVFLSNDEPAPFHMHTVVRTPNGNDYGRELVRQYPSAAP is encoded by the coding sequence GTGTCGACGCCGTCATTCCGTGATTACCTGTTTCCTCCGGACCACCCGCGCGTGGCGGACATCCGGGGCCTGAACGCCCGCGAGTACGCAGAAGCTGCCAAGACCGACGCGTTCGCCGGGCCCATGATCGAAGGCTGGCAGAAGCTGTACCCGCAGCCCTTCACCGGCATCACCAGCGACGGCGTGCGCCGGGAAGGCCTGTACCCGCTGGCACCGGCCGGGCCCGGGGAGGAAGCGCCTGCCGCGGAGATGGTGGCCGCGGCCCGCAAGCTGCTGGGCACCGTCACTGCGGACCAGGCGCGGAAGCTCAGCTACGCCGTGGATGCGCCCGAGTGGCAAAGCTGGGCCAACCCCGAATTCATGCAGCACGATACCGGGCTGCGCCTGGATGAGCTGGAACCACCGGTCCGCGACGCTGCCCTGGGCGTGGTGGAAGCAAGCCTGAGCCCGCAGGGGTTTGAGCTGGTGCGGAACCTGATGCGCATCAACGGGTTCCTGGGCGACCTGGTGGAGCTGCCGCTGCTCATGAACGAGTTCAGCTACAACTTTGCCCTCTACGGCGAACCGTCCGAGACCGAACCGTGGGGGTGGCAGCTCTTCGGCCACCACGCGGCGCTGAACTGCCTGGTGGCGGGGACGCAGCTGGTGGTGTCGCCAGTGTTCATGGGCGCCGAACCGGACATGATCGACGCCGGCCCGCACCGGGGCGTGAAGGTGTTCAAGGAGCGCATCGCCCTGGCCCGGCAGCTGATGGGCGCGCTGCCCCCCCAGCTCCGGGCTGGCGCCACCGTCTACGCGTCGATGGTGGACGCGGCCATGCCCGAAGGCCGCCTCCACCCGGGCGACGAGCGGCACCTTGGCGGGTGCTTCCAGGATAACCGGGTGATCCCCTGTGAGGGCATCCCCGTGCGGGATATGCCCCCGGAGGCCCGGGAACTGCTGGACGCGGTGGTGGATGACTTCATCGCCTACCTGCCGGACGGGCCCCGCGCCGCGCGGCGCCGGGAGATCCAGCAGCACTACGGTGAATCGTTCTTCAGCTGGATCGGCGGCTGGGAGGGGGAGGAAGCCTTCTACTTCCGCCTGCAAAGCCCTGTGGTGGTGCTGGAACTGGACCACCACACCGGCGTGTTCCTCAGCAACGACGAACCTGCCCCGTTCCACATGCACACCGTGGTCCGCACCCCCAACGGCAACGACTACGGCCGCGAACTGGTCAGGCAATACCCATCGGCTGCTCCGTAA
- a CDS encoding quercetin 2,3-dioxygenase produces MSLSVEEMNKQLPAANVLPGEAVPYYMASGEGARYEINGQLVTVIARAADTGGIFSAAYISGGMGAESPFVSHSIEHKTLYVFDGILHVWLPGESRILTPGDSVVIPPNTPHAYRMASHYTRFLNWMTPGGGEKYYERVGTPIDSHVPPVRAGHKASLQEQAEVGAEFGITFPDVQRVAPSFKNDAGLPPAQSPYFLSAGEGERLVSYQTMFTYLSRPANTGSSYFAVHTKGAKSPYIPLHFHSQHTENFLCTEGRMWLYANGREMLLTKGDFVHAPAGTIHSFAFDAHNTQMVGFLTPSVFNGFFEYFNQPTEDYMYTEGGEPYMDLEGFGRAQAEMDLTVVGPPPQRRAALDIP; encoded by the coding sequence ATGTCCCTCAGCGTTGAGGAAATGAACAAGCAGCTCCCGGCGGCCAACGTGCTGCCCGGAGAGGCAGTCCCGTATTACATGGCGTCGGGCGAGGGCGCGCGCTACGAAATCAACGGCCAGTTAGTAACGGTCATCGCCCGCGCCGCCGATACGGGCGGCATCTTCAGCGCGGCCTACATCTCCGGCGGAATGGGGGCCGAATCCCCCTTTGTCAGCCACAGCATCGAACACAAGACCCTCTACGTCTTCGACGGAATCCTGCACGTCTGGCTGCCCGGCGAGAGCAGGATCCTCACCCCCGGAGACTCGGTGGTCATCCCGCCGAACACCCCGCACGCCTACCGGATGGCAAGCCACTACACCCGGTTCCTGAACTGGATGACGCCCGGCGGCGGCGAAAAGTACTACGAGCGGGTGGGAACGCCCATTGATTCGCACGTCCCGCCGGTGCGCGCCGGACACAAGGCCAGCCTGCAGGAGCAGGCCGAGGTGGGCGCCGAGTTCGGCATCACCTTCCCCGACGTCCAGCGCGTGGCGCCGTCGTTCAAGAACGACGCCGGCCTCCCGCCTGCCCAGAGCCCCTACTTCCTGAGTGCCGGGGAGGGTGAGCGACTGGTCAGCTACCAGACCATGTTCACCTACCTGTCCCGGCCGGCCAACACCGGTTCGAGCTACTTCGCCGTGCACACCAAGGGCGCCAAGTCCCCCTACATCCCGCTGCACTTCCACTCACAGCACACGGAAAACTTCCTGTGCACCGAGGGCCGGATGTGGCTGTACGCCAACGGCCGGGAAATGCTGCTGACCAAGGGAGACTTTGTGCACGCCCCCGCGGGAACCATCCACTCGTTCGCGTTTGATGCCCACAACACCCAGATGGTGGGGTTCCTGACGCCGTCCGTGTTCAACGGGTTCTTCGAGTACTTCAACCAGCCCACCGAGGACTACATGTACACCGAGGGCGGCGAACCCTACATGGACCTGGAAGGTTTCGGCCGCGCCCAGGCCGAAATGGACCTGACCGTGGTGGGGCCGCCGCCCCAGCGCCGCGCGGCACTGGACATCCCCTAA
- a CDS encoding DUF4193 domain-containing protein, which translates to MSVDYDAPRVTPEEEPNVALEELKSDKSGRREAAPDMDETDLADSFELPGADLSNEELLIQVVPVQADEFTCMSCFLVHHRSQLAREKDGKKYCKECEG; encoded by the coding sequence ATGTCAGTTGACTACGACGCTCCACGGGTCACGCCCGAGGAAGAGCCGAACGTCGCCCTGGAGGAGCTGAAGTCCGATAAGTCCGGCCGCCGGGAGGCAGCTCCCGACATGGACGAAACGGACCTGGCGGACAGCTTCGAGCTGCCCGGCGCGGACCTCTCCAACGAGGAACTCCTCATTCAGGTGGTCCCGGTGCAGGCAGACGAATTCACCTGTATGTCCTGCTTCCTGGTCCACCACCGCAGCCAGTTGGCGCGCGAGAAGGATGGCAAGAAGTACTGCAAGGAATGTGAGGGCTAG
- a CDS encoding SDR family NAD(P)-dependent oxidoreductase: MARLNGRIALVTGATGGIGRAVAAGLAREGATVVVVGRTVARAQAAMADIRTRVPGAELEPLACDLSLQSSIRSAVDGFRSRHGSLHVLVNAAGVFRKERLETAEGLELTFATNVMSYYLVTGLLLDDLRKGASAALPSRVINIASKYGNVRIPFDDLQTAKGKYSFLRSTPPTMLGRVLLTQEFAARLRGTGVVVNAVHPGLVKNTGLLQDVGGPFRWITNTLGKSAEKAADTPLWLATSPETAVLTGKLWAGRKELPTPGMGSDPEARRRLWDACAGLAGTDFR; this comes from the coding sequence ATGGCACGGTTGAACGGGCGTATTGCGTTGGTGACCGGTGCCACCGGTGGGATCGGGCGGGCAGTGGCTGCCGGCCTTGCCCGCGAAGGCGCAACTGTCGTGGTGGTGGGCCGGACCGTGGCGCGTGCCCAGGCGGCGATGGCCGATATCCGGACCCGCGTTCCGGGCGCGGAGCTTGAGCCGCTGGCCTGCGACCTGTCACTGCAGTCTTCGATCCGCTCTGCCGTGGACGGGTTCCGCTCCCGTCATGGCAGCTTGCATGTGCTGGTGAACGCGGCCGGCGTGTTCCGCAAGGAACGCCTTGAAACTGCCGAAGGGCTGGAGCTCACCTTCGCCACCAACGTGATGTCCTACTACCTGGTCACCGGGCTCCTGCTGGACGATCTCAGGAAGGGTGCGTCCGCCGCCCTGCCGTCGCGCGTCATCAACATCGCGTCCAAGTACGGCAATGTCCGGATCCCGTTCGATGACCTGCAGACGGCGAAGGGGAAATACAGCTTCCTCCGTTCCACGCCGCCCACCATGCTGGGCCGGGTCCTCCTGACCCAGGAATTCGCCGCCAGGCTGCGTGGAACAGGGGTGGTGGTCAACGCCGTCCATCCCGGACTGGTGAAGAACACGGGGCTGTTGCAGGACGTGGGCGGCCCGTTCCGGTGGATCACGAACACCCTGGGAAAGTCGGCAGAGAAGGCTGCCGACACGCCGCTCTGGCTGGCAACCTCACCCGAGACGGCGGTGCTGACCGGCAAGCTGTGGGCAGGCCGGAAAGAGCTTCCCACCCCCGGCATGGGTTCTGACCCGGAGGCGCGGCGGCGGCTGTGGGACGCCTGTGCCGGCCTGGCGGGGACTGACTTCCGGTGA
- a CDS encoding MFS transporter: MTETTLPRKTPVKAAIAAWIGTTLEYYDFAVYGTSSALVLNVLFFSPELPQGLSVLLAMITFAVGYAVRPLGSLILGPLGDRRGRKFVMMITLFGIGGCTFLIGCLPTYAQIGPLAPVLLVLIRVIQGLCLSGEQPSAITMSLEHASEGRRGFLASFTTLGSSSGTLLTLLVFIPIAAMPSEQLLSWGWRLPFWASALVVVAAYLIRRHIEEPPEFVKAQAAKVNVAPLRHLLRFHWRAVLRIVFCALIAGTSYMMQTFSVAFGTAGYKLDKPTMLLTTTVSAVIALGITPLAGFLVDKIGRKTMFLIATGGVGVTMVPYLWSITTGNWSLIFLFGIINYSLFYSMVNASWPSFFAEMFPGRLRVSGLALGTQVGFAISGVIGPVLSTALAGPDLKDWVGPSMVALGFMVLAGASALTAKETKKYTLKELDEVQQSERETSVLTAAAMSPSSAARGLAG; this comes from the coding sequence ATGACAGAAACCACACTTCCCAGGAAGACCCCGGTCAAGGCCGCAATCGCGGCCTGGATCGGTACGACGTTGGAGTACTACGACTTCGCGGTGTACGGCACCTCGTCGGCGCTGGTTCTGAACGTGCTCTTCTTTTCACCCGAGCTGCCCCAGGGCCTCAGCGTACTGCTCGCCATGATCACCTTCGCGGTCGGCTACGCGGTGCGCCCCCTCGGCTCCCTCATCCTGGGGCCGCTGGGCGATCGTCGCGGCCGCAAGTTCGTCATGATGATCACGCTGTTCGGCATCGGCGGCTGCACCTTCCTGATCGGGTGCCTCCCCACATACGCCCAAATCGGGCCTCTTGCTCCAGTCCTGCTCGTGCTGATCCGCGTCATCCAGGGACTGTGCCTTTCCGGCGAGCAGCCCAGTGCCATCACCATGAGCCTGGAGCATGCTTCCGAAGGCCGGCGCGGGTTCCTCGCGAGCTTCACCACTTTGGGTTCCTCCTCGGGCACGCTGCTCACTCTGCTGGTCTTCATCCCGATCGCCGCCATGCCCTCGGAGCAGTTGCTGAGCTGGGGTTGGCGGCTGCCGTTCTGGGCCTCCGCCCTCGTAGTCGTCGCCGCCTACCTGATCCGCCGCCACATTGAGGAGCCGCCGGAGTTCGTAAAGGCCCAGGCCGCCAAGGTGAACGTTGCTCCCCTCCGGCACCTTCTGCGCTTCCACTGGCGTGCGGTGCTGCGGATCGTGTTTTGTGCCCTCATCGCGGGCACGAGCTACATGATGCAGACCTTCTCGGTGGCATTCGGTACCGCCGGCTACAAGCTGGATAAGCCGACCATGCTCCTGACGACCACAGTCTCGGCCGTGATCGCGCTCGGCATCACGCCCCTGGCAGGATTCCTTGTGGACAAGATCGGCCGCAAAACGATGTTCCTCATCGCAACGGGCGGCGTGGGCGTCACGATGGTCCCCTACCTGTGGTCAATCACGACCGGGAACTGGTCGCTGATCTTCCTGTTCGGCATCATCAACTACTCCCTCTTCTACTCAATGGTGAACGCGTCCTGGCCGTCATTCTTCGCGGAGATGTTCCCCGGCCGCCTGCGCGTCTCCGGACTCGCCCTTGGGACTCAGGTCGGCTTCGCCATCTCGGGCGTCATCGGCCCCGTTCTCTCGACAGCCCTCGCTGGCCCCGACCTGAAAGATTGGGTCGGACCGTCCATGGTCGCGCTCGGGTTCATGGTCCTGGCCGGAGCCTCAGCCCTGACCGCCAAGGAGACCAAAAAGTACACCCTCAAGGAGCTCGACGAGGTGCAGCAGAGCGAACGGGAAACGTCCGTCCTCACGGCCGCGGCCATGTCCCCAAGCTCAGCTGCCCGCGGCCTCGCTGGTTAG
- a CDS encoding aspartate transaminase codes for MPEFVPASRVTRIKSSPSVAAAARVRELKAEGRRILDLTVGEPDFDTPQHIKDAAVAAIDRGETKYTSVTGTPELQKAILQTLHRKTGQQYTAGEITIGGGGKQVIFTAFMATLDPGDEVVIPAPYWVSYPDMVLANEGTPVIVSCGEDTGFKLTPEALAGALTEHTKWVILNTPSNPTGAVYSRQELAGLAAVLKDHPDVYVLTDEIYDEIHFGEEPITGLVAVAPELKDRVLVTNGVSKAYAMTGWRLGYAGGPAPLVAAINKLQSQMSSCPSSISQAAAAAALTGDHAFVRESVEVYRERRDAAVAGLNAVNGLQCATPEGAFYAYVNCAGVIGKTTPDGRRISNDEDFTLYLLEAASVAVIQGSAYGLSPYFRISYATGLPVIEDSIAAIEKAVRALA; via the coding sequence ATGCCTGAATTCGTGCCCGCATCACGCGTAACCCGTATCAAATCCTCACCCAGCGTTGCCGCGGCGGCCCGTGTCCGGGAGCTCAAGGCCGAGGGCCGCCGGATCCTGGACCTGACGGTCGGCGAGCCGGACTTCGACACGCCCCAGCACATCAAGGACGCTGCCGTCGCGGCCATCGACCGTGGTGAAACCAAGTACACATCGGTCACCGGGACGCCGGAACTGCAAAAGGCCATCCTGCAGACGCTGCACCGCAAAACAGGGCAGCAGTACACCGCCGGCGAAATCACCATCGGGGGAGGCGGCAAGCAGGTCATCTTCACCGCGTTCATGGCCACCCTCGATCCGGGCGACGAAGTTGTCATTCCAGCGCCGTACTGGGTCTCCTACCCGGACATGGTGCTCGCCAACGAAGGCACCCCCGTCATCGTTTCCTGTGGTGAGGACACCGGTTTCAAACTAACCCCCGAGGCACTGGCAGGCGCACTGACGGAGCACACCAAGTGGGTCATCCTCAACACGCCCTCCAACCCCACCGGAGCGGTCTACTCCCGCCAAGAACTGGCAGGCCTGGCCGCCGTCCTCAAGGACCACCCTGACGTCTATGTCCTCACCGATGAGATCTACGACGAGATCCACTTCGGCGAAGAGCCCATAACGGGTCTCGTGGCCGTTGCCCCTGAGCTTAAGGACCGCGTGCTGGTCACCAACGGGGTCTCCAAGGCCTACGCGATGACCGGATGGCGGCTGGGTTACGCCGGCGGCCCGGCGCCCCTGGTGGCTGCCATTAACAAGCTGCAGTCCCAAATGTCCTCCTGCCCGTCCTCGATCAGCCAGGCGGCTGCCGCCGCGGCACTCACGGGAGACCATGCGTTCGTCCGCGAAAGCGTGGAGGTGTACCGCGAACGGCGTGATGCGGCAGTCGCCGGGCTTAACGCGGTCAATGGCCTGCAGTGCGCGACGCCGGAAGGCGCCTTTTACGCGTACGTCAACTGCGCCGGGGTCATCGGCAAGACGACACCCGACGGCAGGCGGATCAGCAACGACGAGGACTTCACGTTGTATCTCCTGGAAGCGGCGTCCGTTGCCGTCATCCAGGGTTCGGCGTACGGACTAAGCCCCTACTTCCGGATTTCCTATGCCACCGGCCTGCCGGTGATCGAGGATTCCATCGCTGCCATCGAAAAGGCCGTCAGGGCGCTGGCCTGA
- a CDS encoding 4-carboxy-4-hydroxy-2-oxoadipate aldolase/oxaloacetate decarboxylase, with protein MIHVKTKFDRPSEDAVQRLSKFSSATVHEAQGRKGALSSKIKPIDRSMSFCGPAVTVVCAPRDNLMLQVAIHYAKQGDVVLVAAGEYEEAGTFGDVLGNAMKAKGLAGMVTDSGVRDTKDLIELGLPVFSGSVCIKGTVKETIGPINHPLVFGGEIVYPGDVLLGDADGVVVVRKDEIEEVIRLSQARVDAEDDLIRRYKEGGTTIELCKLTEVLKAKGLLVEDAELEPAL; from the coding sequence ATGATCCATGTCAAAACAAAATTCGACCGCCCTTCCGAAGATGCCGTTCAGCGGCTCTCCAAGTTCTCCTCTGCCACAGTGCATGAAGCCCAGGGCCGCAAAGGTGCGTTGAGTTCGAAGATCAAGCCGATTGACCGCAGCATGTCCTTCTGCGGCCCGGCCGTTACCGTGGTCTGTGCACCGCGGGACAACCTGATGCTTCAGGTGGCCATTCACTACGCCAAGCAGGGCGACGTTGTCCTGGTGGCAGCCGGTGAGTACGAGGAAGCCGGGACATTCGGCGATGTGCTGGGCAACGCCATGAAGGCGAAAGGCCTGGCGGGTATGGTTACGGATTCAGGCGTCCGCGACACCAAGGACCTGATTGAACTCGGATTGCCGGTGTTCTCCGGCAGTGTCTGCATCAAGGGGACCGTCAAGGAAACCATTGGCCCGATCAACCATCCCCTGGTGTTCGGCGGCGAAATTGTCTACCCGGGCGATGTCCTGCTGGGTGATGCCGACGGTGTGGTGGTGGTCCGCAAGGATGAGATCGAGGAAGTCATCAGGCTGTCGCAGGCACGCGTGGACGCTGAGGACGACCTCATCCGCCGCTACAAGGAGGGTGGCACCACCATCGAGTTGTGCAAGCTGACCGAGGTCCTGAAGGCAAAGGGGCTGCTGGTGGAAGACGCCGAATTGGAGCCCGCGCTGTAG
- the nac gene encoding nitrogen assimilation transcriptional regulator NAC has protein sequence MDTRKLAYFVKIVDSGSITKAAAALHVAQPALSQQVSALETELKQRLLIRSKQGVEPTAAGHTLYRHAQTILRQVEQARIDVAASGAAPSGRVSIAIAPYSMASSLTPRIIREVGRRYPDIVLHLTEIYGGVLSEAIKNGRLDMALIYEPGPIRGVQFTTLIVEDLYLVVNAARELPVDPGAGTIALEAAATLGLFLPERIHTLRQVVEAGFDSKGLTLHLVGEVESVPSLTRLLRSDLGATILPKSAADALFHEEDFRVLRITGPALQCKIALCTPDHEPLSEAGSAVLLVLKEMLQEMLRSKYQPLSSGTPSAGAGAS, from the coding sequence ATGGACACCCGGAAGCTGGCGTACTTCGTGAAGATCGTCGACTCAGGAAGCATCACCAAGGCGGCCGCCGCCCTCCACGTCGCCCAGCCGGCGCTGAGCCAGCAGGTGTCGGCCCTGGAAACGGAGCTGAAGCAGCGGCTCCTGATCCGGAGCAAGCAGGGCGTGGAGCCCACGGCGGCCGGCCATACCCTCTACCGGCACGCCCAAACCATCCTGCGCCAAGTGGAGCAGGCAAGGATCGATGTGGCAGCTTCAGGAGCGGCACCTTCCGGGCGCGTCTCCATAGCAATCGCTCCCTACAGCATGGCCTCAAGCCTTACCCCGCGGATTATCCGCGAAGTAGGGCGGCGCTACCCCGACATCGTGCTGCACCTGACCGAGATATACGGCGGCGTACTCAGCGAGGCCATCAAGAACGGGCGGCTGGACATGGCCCTCATCTATGAACCGGGGCCCATCCGGGGTGTGCAATTCACCACCCTCATCGTCGAGGACCTGTACCTGGTGGTCAACGCCGCGCGGGAGCTTCCGGTGGATCCCGGGGCCGGCACCATCGCCCTGGAAGCGGCGGCCACGCTGGGCCTGTTCCTGCCCGAACGGATCCACACCCTCCGCCAGGTGGTGGAGGCGGGCTTCGACAGCAAGGGCCTCACGCTGCACCTGGTGGGGGAAGTGGAATCGGTGCCGTCCCTGACCAGGCTGCTGCGCAGCGACCTGGGTGCGACCATCCTGCCAAAGTCGGCCGCGGATGCCCTGTTCCATGAGGAGGACTTCCGGGTCCTGCGGATCACCGGGCCTGCACTCCAGTGCAAGATCGCGCTGTGCACTCCGGACCACGAACCGCTCTCTGAGGCCGGTTCCGCCGTTCTGCTGGTGCTGAAGGAAATGCTCCAGGAAATGCTGCGCAGCAAATACCAGCCGCTTTCCAGCGGAACACCCTCAGCTGGCGCGGGCGCATCATAA